Part of the Streptomyces sp. NBC_01264 genome, GGTGGCGGTGTCGTCACCGACGATGCCCAGCTGGTGCGCCCAGAGATCGATCGCCGTGCTCCCCTGCGCGTGCAGGGCGGCCCGGAGCAGAGTGGCGCTCAGCATTTCGGCGGTGGCCAGCGCCTGGTCCTGCACCTCCGGCTTCAGGTCCGGATCAACGGCCAACGCCGCCTCGAGCAGACGTCCGGTGGAGCCGGACATCCCGCTCACTACGGCGATCACCCCGGTGTCGCCGTCGTTGGTCATCTCGATCAGATGAGCAGCGACCCGGGCGTAGTCCGCCAGCTCCAGGAAGGACGATCCACCGAACTTGACGACACGCAGGTTCGCGGAGTCACGCGGCATCCTGCACCATCCCCGACGGCGAGTTCGCTGCCTGCGCGCCCTCGGACGTGCGCCTCTTCTCGCCGCCGAGCCCCCATTCGGTGGGCTTCTCCTGGCTCAGAATCGTGAACACCCGGCCGATGGCATCGTTCATGCCCCAGACGTCGGTGTACGCGGGCCACTTGGGGTGGCCGGCGTCGATGTCGTGCTGACGGGCGTACGCCGCGCGGACCCACTCCTTGGTCGAGGGCCGCCGGTGGTGGAAGTCGTGCACAGCGAGATCGCCGGGTACGACGAGGGCCCGAGCCGGGATGTGGTAGAAGGCGAGGCGGGCACCCCATCGGAACCAGGCACCGAACGCGGCGGACAGGCCAAGGCCCGTCGGCGGCAGCGGATCACCGCAGAACCGTCCCCAGGAATGCGACACGTGGAAGGCCCGGCCGCTCAGGCTGCCGTCCTTGGCCTTGAACCAGGCGTGCTCGCTGAGGAACTCCAGCAGCGCGACGACCTGGTACAGCGGGATCATCGGGACGAGCACGGCGACGGTGAACTCCCACCACACCCCTTGCCAGGTCACCACGCCGAGAACGCTCGCCAGGTAGACGAACCCCATGACCCGTCGGTACGGCGCACAGCGGACGAGGTTCTGGGCCAGCCGGGTGTACAGGAACTCGGCATGGAACCGCGGGGACACGATCATCAGGGCCAGCCGGCGCCACAGCGTCCGGGTGGACATCCCGGGCCGGAATCCGAGCACGAGCAGGTGCTGGATGGTGGGATCGGCGAGGGTCGCGAAGGTTTCCTTGCGATGGTGGAGATTGACGTGGTCCTCGTAGTACTGATCCGCGTCGTCGGTGCATACGAGCGTGGACAGCACCTGGTGGATCAGTCGGTCCTGCCGTATCCGACCGGTGAAACGGGTGTGGATGGCGTGGTGCGCGATCACCGTCGAGCACACGCGCGACGCGGACACGGTGATGGCCCAGGACAAGGGCAGCAGTACGAGCGTCCAGAGCGGACCCCCTGCGACGATCCACCAGGCACTGCCGATACCGGCGGCGAGTGCGACGAGGTCGCAGAGCAGGTAGGTGACAGGGTTCAGGCGAACCAGTGGCTGCTGGCCGGGGAGCGCCTTACCGGTGATCCATGTCCAGCCGTGCTGCGTCCACCGTGGGAAGCGCTGATAGGACGCTCTGATCTCTTCCGAACGTATTGAGGATGTTGCCGTCATGCGTGGATCGCTTCCTTCTCTTGACTACCGTCTTGGCGGCCGACGTGGACACCGAGCGCTTCGGCGCTCACTTCGGCGAATGCCGCGCCCAGGATGTTCAGGGCCTCCTGGGCCTCCCCGCGGCTGAGGTTCAGGGGCGGCAGGAACCGGGCGACACAGTCGTCCCGTCCTGCGAGCTCGAAGAGCAGCCCCCGGTGGAGCGCTGCCAGCCGGACCCGGCCGGCGACTTCGCTCGCGGTCCAGCTGCCGACCGGGTTCAGCTCGACACCGAGCATCAGCCCGCGCCCCCGGACCTCGCCGATCATGGGGCCGATGGCGTGGTCCAGCTGCAGCGCGTTCAGGCCCGAACGGAGGAACTCCCCGGTCTCGAGCACATGCGCCAGCACGTCATCGCGCTCGACGATCCGCATGAGGGCGGCACCCGCGGCGAAGGCGAGCTGGTTGCCGCGGAAGGTCCCGGTGTGCGCGCCGGGCGCCCAGCCGTCCAGCCGCTCGTCGTAGATGATGACCGAAGCCGGGTGGCCGCCGCCGAGGGCCTTGGACGAGACGATGACGTCGGGCTCGATCCCGTACTGCTCGAAGGCGTACCACGTACCGGTCCGCCCGCAGCCGGTCTGCACTTCGTCGACCACCAGCGGGATGTTCAGCTCGCGCGTGATCCGGCGAAGCTCAGTGACGAACTCGAGCCGGGCCGGGACCACCCCGCCTTCGCCCTGAACCATCTCGAGCACCACAGCGGCCGGAAGGCGCACACCGCCATTCGGATCGGCCAGCATGTTCTCCAGGTAGCGCATGCAGTTGACCTGGCAGCTCTCCGGGTTCAGAGCCAGCGGGCACTTGAAGCAGTACGAGTACGGGAAGAACGTCGTACCGGGCATCAGATTGTGCAGGTGTTCCTTCGAGCCACGCAGCCCGGTGATCGCAAGCGTGCTCTGCGTGCTGCCGTGAAAGCCCCCGTGGAACGAGATCACATCGGCCCGCCCGGTCGCGGTCTTGCAGAGCTTCAGCGCAGCATCGATTCCGTCCGCACCGGTCGGCCCGCAGAAGTGAATCTTCATTCGGTCCCGGATTGCCTCGGGCAGCATGCCGAGGAGCCGGGTGGAGAACTCCGACTTCGCTTCGGTGGGGAAGTCGAGCATGTGGGAAGCGACATTCAGCTGAGCCTGTGCGGCGGCGATCAGTTCGGGATTGCTGTGGCCGAGAGCAAGCACGCCGGCCCCGGACAGAAAGTCGAGAAACTGGTTTCCGTCGACGTCGTGCAGATAGGAACCCTGTCCGCCGGCGACCGCGATCGGCGTGTGCCGCGGATAGGTACGGGCCGAGGACTCTTCCCGCTCCTGCTGCTCCAGCAACCGCCGCGAAATGGGCCCCGGGAGACTGGTGACAACGGACGCACTCACGAAGAATTCCTTTCGCCCCACTCAGGAGCCTGCTTTGACTGCTTGATGCCCTGGCCGAGAGGGGCGACGCATACGAGGTGGAGCGGGTCGCGGGCCATCCCGACGAGCCGTTCCGCTCTGCTTTCCGCCATCACGGTTCGACGCTGAAGAGGTTCTGGCCGTGTGCCGCCGCCAGCTCCGCCACCCGCGCCTGGAATTCCTGGGAGTCACCAGGACCGCGCCCGTGCTCGAAGCACTCGATGACGCCCTCGCGCCCCAGGTAGGAGACCGGCGGGCGGGAGTGGTCGCCGGGCTTCGCCGTCACATAGAGCGCGCGCTCGACCGGATCGAACCCCTGCGGCTTGTGTACGCCGGTGATCGTGCCGCCGGCGGCCTTCAGGAAGCCGGTCGCCGCGATCCCTCGGGGCGTGTCGGGGATCTGCGGCAGCTCTTCGATCGTCCGGCGGTACGTCGCGATGTGCAGGTCGTACGGGCTGAAGCCGTAGACCCGGTCGATCAGGTCCATGATGCCGTCGCCGCCAGGACGGGCCCCGACCTCGACCACGCTCAACTCGTCCCCGTTGACCAGGATTTCGACGTGCGCGATGCCGCGGTCGATGTGGAGCGCCTCGCATGCCTTGAGCGCGAGCTCGCGCAGTGCGGCGTTGCCGGTCTCCCGGCTCGGCACCAGCTGGCCGGTCTCGGCGAAGTACGGGGGTGCGCTCTTGTTCTTGTCGGTGACGGCCAGGACCGCGCGGCTGCCCTCGTAGTTGATGACCTCGACGGAGACCTCGTGCGTCGAGACGAAGAACTCCTCCACCTGGAAGCGTCCGTCACTGAGATCGAAGGTCCCGGCGACCTCCATGAGCGAGGAACGGCAGTGCTCGTAGGCGTCGTCGAGTTCGTCAGCCGAGTTGACCCTGATGATCCCGACGCTCCCGGCGAAGTCCCTCGGCTTCAGGACCAGGGGGAACTCCAGCTCCGCGGCTATTGCTCGCAGCTCCTCGGCGGTGGAGAACAGCCGGTGCCGAGCACAGGAAACACCGGCTTCTTCGAATGCCACCTTCATCGTGTGCTTGTCCCGCGAGAGCCGGAGCGCTTCGTCGGAGAGCGCAGGCAGCCCGTAGTGGTGGGCAATCGCCACGGAGGCGTGCAGGTTCATCTCGTAAATGGGGACCACCGCGTCCGGCTTCAGGCCGGTCTCCCGCTCGAATTCCTCCACTGCCTTCAGCGCGTCCTTGGCCTTGTAGCTACTGGCCGGGAGGATGTGGTCGAAATACCGGATCGCACCGGAAACGGGATCCTCCGTCATACCGATCACCGGGCCGGGATAGGCACGCAGGGCGGAAACGATGGCTCGCTCACGCAACATCAGATCGGCACCGAGCAGCAGGAGGTACCGGTCCCCGTTAGCGTGGGCACGCTGCAAACTGAACATGGACTTCCTTAGCACGTCGTCACCTTGATGTGCTGAGGTTCGCAGTGGTGGTTCCCGAACCGTTCCCCCTCCGGTACTGAGCTTTGAAATTCACCCTCGCAGGTCACCTGACCTGCTGGTTTACGGTTCTTCCCGGGACAGGCGGCACGGCCTTGTACGCCACGGTCACCGCGGCCCAGGTGCGGGAGGTCGTCGACCGCCTGATCGCCCCGCGAGCGGGTGGCGCCCCGGCGACCCGGACCGGATCTGGCGGACCTTTCTGCGCCGATTCGACCTGCAACACACATATGGGCTACTCGAAGGCATCCTCGGCTGGACCGCCTCATCCCCGGGCCCGCACCCGGCTCCGCCTAGCCCGGGTCCGCCAAGGGCTTCGCCGCGTCCACGTGTAAACGCTCAATGAACGGCGCGGCAAGTGGCTTTTGATCCCAAACCATGCCTTTGACCTTGGGTTATTCTGCATGGGTGGGCGAAAGAGGAACGATGACAGGCACAGGCTCGGGAAAGGATGGGTTTCCGTCCGCACAGGAACCCCGGTTCCTTGTACTCGGCTCGCTCGAGGTATGGGCCAGCGGCGTACGAGTGCGTCTCGGCGGAACCATCCAGGAGCGAGTGCTGGCCACCCTGCTCCTCGAACCCGGGCGGGTAGTACCGATTGCCAGACTGGTTGAGGCCGCCTGGGAGGAGGACCCTCCCGCGACTGCGTCGCACCAGGTGCGCAAGGCTGTCGCCGATCTCCGCCGACGCCTGCCGTCCGGTGGAAAGATGATCAGCACGGACGGCCCGGGCTACCGGGTGATCACGTGCGTCAGCCAACTTGATCTTCTCGATTTCAACGCACGGATCCAGACAGCGGCACAAGCCGTGGGCGTCGGGAGGCTCAACGACGCCTGCGCGGAGCTGCAGGGCGCTCTCGATCTGTGGCGGGGACCCGTCCTCGCGGGTGAGGGCGGCCCGGTGATCGGCCGCACGGCAACCGCGCTGGAGGAGCGCCGTCTCGCCGCGGCCGAACAACTCCACGAACTGCGCCTCGAGCTCGGCGCAAGCAGCGAGCTCGTCGCGAGTCTGCGGGCACTCGTCGATGCACACCCCTTGCGTGAGACGCTGCGCGGCCAGCTCATGCTCGCCCTGTACCGCTCGGGACGACAGGCGGACGCCCTGGCGGAGTACGGGAAGGTACGCGAGCTGCTCGCCGACGAGCTCGGCATCGATCCGGGATCCCGACTGGTCAAGCTGTACGAGGGGATCCTGCGCGAGAGTCCGGAGCTGACAGCCCCGCAGGGCGAGCCGCCCGCCGCTGCCTCCGCGATGCCGGCTGAGCAACGCGGTCCGGTTTCCACACTGCCGTATGCGCTGCCGGATTTCACCGGCCGGGACAAGGAGCTGGCGATCCTGCTCAGCCGGGTCCGGGCCGAGAGACTGCCGGGCGAGCACGGCGCCCGGGTCGCAGCCATCGACGGGATGGGCGGCGCGGGCAAGACCTCCTTGGCCGTACGCGCCGCTCACATGCTGACCGAGGAGTTCCCCGACGGGCAACTCTATGTGGACCTGCGCGGGTTCACCCCCGGTGAGCAGCTCCCCGTACCGGCATCGACAGCACTGGACATCCTGCTGCGCGCGATCGGTACGCCGAGCGAGCACATCCCCGAGGACCTGCCCGGCCGCACCGTCACCTGGGGGTCTGCACTGGCGGGGCGCCGGATGCTGCTCCTCCTCGACAACGCCTCCGACGCCGCTCAGATCCAGCCGCTGCTGGCGGCTCCCCCCGGCTGCCTCGTGCTCATCACCAGCCGGGTGCGGTTGCTCGACCTCGACGGCATCGAGTGGATCTCCCTGGGACTGATGCCACCCGAGGACAGTGCCACGCTGGTGGCGCGGACGCTGGGCCCGGCCCGTGTGGAAGCCGAACCGGAGGCGGCCACCGAGCTCGCCGAGCTGTGCGGCCATCTCCCCCTGGCGCTGCGCATCGCCACCGCACGGCTGCGCAACCGGCCCCGGTGGACCGTGCGGCATCTCGTCGAGCGCCTGCAGGACGAGAGCCGCCGGATGGACGAGCTGAGCTCAGGCGAACGCAGCGTCGCAGCGACACTTCAGTTGTCATATCTGGCCATGGACAACAGGCACCGTGCCGCGTTCCGCGCCCTCGGGTTGCACCCCGGTGATGGCGTCGACGCACACTCGGCGGCCGCGCTGCTCGACACCGGTGTCCGGGATGCCGAGGACATTCTGGAGCTTCTGCTCGACGTACATCTGCTCCAACAGCCCGGATTGGGCGAGTACACCTTCCACGACCTCGTACGCAGCTTCGCCCAGAGCCAGCACGGACCGATGACGGAGCAGACCGACGCGGACGCCGTCGAGCGGCTGCTCAACTACTACCTGACCGCCACCAACGTCGCCTGCGACGTGCTGTTCCCAGGCCGTGCCGCCCGCTCGACCGGGATCCCCCGGTATCAGGGAGAGCTCCCGAAACTGGCGGACGAGAAGACCGTCAGCCTCTGGTTCCGTCGCGAACACCAGCGACTGCTGGCGGTCGTGGACCTGTCCGACCGGCTCGGCTACGACCGGCATACTGGCTGGTTGGTCCGCGACCTGGTCTTCCATCTGAACGCGGGTGGGTACTTCGAAGAGTTCCGGGCACTCGGCCGCCTCGCGGTCCAAGCCGCGCGCCGGCTCGACGATCCGGTCCTGTTGAGCATCAGCCTGGCCAGTCTTGGCGCCGCTTGCTGGAAGCTCGGCTACTTCGAGGAGGGCATCAACGTCGCCCGGGAGGGACGCGAGATCGCGGTACGCCTCGGCGACCGTGACGCCGAGGCGAACAGTGAGTCCACTCTCGGGCTGCTCCAGTCGATGCTGGGGCGGTACAACAAGGCCCTTCCCCTCTTGGAGCACGCGGTCGAACTCGCCAGGGAACTCGGCACTGCCCGCGTCGAAGCGGAGACCCAGACGATTCTCAGCTCGCTGTACGCACGATGGGGCCGCTATCCCGAGGCTGCGGCGTCCGCCCTCCAGGCCCTTGAGCTGGAGCGGGACACCGCGAACTCGGTCAACGAGACCATGGCTCTGGCCGATCTGGCCTTCGCCCAGCTGGGCATGGGTCAGTACGTCGATGCCGAGGCGACTCTGAGGCGGGCCCGCGAGTTGTGTGACGAGAGCGCGCCGCAGGGCGATGTCGCCCTGGTGCTGGCTCTGTCCGCCGAGGTGGCGCACCGTCTGGGCTACAGTCACGCGGCGTCCGAGCTCGCGGACCGTGCGCAGATCCTCGCACGGTCCGGTGGTACGCCGGTCCGCCAGGCGAAGGCCGAGAACGTCCTCGGTCGGCTGCATACCGCACAAGGGCAGTACGCATCGGCGACGGCGTTGCACGCCCACGCGCTCGAGGTCGCCTCGGCCATCCAATTCCGCTCCGAGCAGGCGTCCGCGTACCTGGGTCTGGCCCGAGCGGCCGAGGGACTCGGCGACGGCGCGACGGCTGGAAAGAGCCATCTGGCAGCAGCCGAGTTGTTCGACCTCATGGAGATTCCGGAGGCCGGCCGCAGTCATTGAGGACGGCGGCGCGGACCTTACGGCTTGGGGCTCGCCGGCCCCTTGTCTTCCGCGAGGATCTGCTGCTGGGCCGACTGGCCGGTTGCGGCGGCCTGCACGGTCGCACCGATCCCGAGCGCCAGGACGGCAGCCGCGATGATTCCGGTCAGTCTGATCAGCTTGGTGTTCATGGTTCGTCCCCCTGTGGTGATTCGAGCGGACAAGGCGCCGTGTGGCGCGCATCCGTGTTCGACATCCATGAAGATGTCACAGGCCGATACCGGAACGTTCCCGCCTGCATACCTTGGAGGGAAGCACCTGCTTGAGGGTTCCCCGGGATGCTCAAAGAACCTGATGGTGGTCTGGTTCCGGCCGGTCACGGTGAACCGCCCCGGATTCGGTGAGGACATGCTAAGGCCCTCGTGCCGGACGGCTCCGGCTCCGGCCGGCTACAGCAGGCCCGCCGCCCCCAGCAGGTACGCGACCATCGGGTCGTAGAACCGCGGATCCCGCACGTGGTCGTCCAGCGGCACCGCCACCTGGAGCGTCCCCTCCGCCTCCGCCAGGAACAGCGCCGGGTCGTTGCAGTCGGCGTACCCCACCGCGTCCAGCCCGCGCTGCGCCGCGCACCCCGCCCAGCCGTGGTCGGCGACGACCAGGTCGGGCTGGGGGCGGCCATGAGCCGCCAGCGCGTCCAGGATCGCCGCCATCGGCTCCGGCGAGTGGGTGTGCCACAGCGTCGCGCCCCGCTCCAGCACCGCGACGTCCGCGAACTGCCACACCGAGCCCTCGTCGGCGACCAGCCCCGGCGGGATCACCACGATCTCGCAGCCCGCGGAGCGCAACGCGTCAGCCGTCGCCCGGTGCACGTCCAGCAGCCCGCCCGGGTGCCCGGTGGCCAGCAGCACGCTCTGCCGGTCCAGCGCGGCCTTGCGCAGCCGCGCGGCCATCCGGTCCAGGGCGGACACGGTGAGCTCCGGGTCGATGGTGTCCTGGCCGACGCGGTGCGCGGGGTCGTCCACGACACCGCAGCGTTCCGCCATCACCGCGAGGACGTCCTGCTCGTCCGTCCAGCGGTCGCCCAGCTCCAGGCCCAGCCAGTAGTGCCGGTCACCGTTGGCGAGCTTGCGGTAGTGGGAGAGGTTGTTGTCGCGCGGAGTGGCGACGTCCCCCGCGATCCGCGTGCGGACCAGGTGGTCGATGAGTTCGGCTCGACTGGGAACAGCTATCGGCTTCGGCATGCGGCCCATTCTGCCGCCGAGCCCCCGGAGCCGTCCCGTCCATCCCGACCTGCGGACGCGGCCGGTCATCCCGACAGCGCCCCGAAGGCCCCGTTCGCGAGCCGCCTCAGCAGCGACTCCGTGGCGTCCCGGCCGAGCGCCGCGAGGTGCGGGGTGGAGTTGAGCAGGCCGAAGACCGCGTGCACGGAGACGCGTACCTCCGCCTCGCCCACCTCGGGGTGCAGCTCCCGTACGACGTCGACCCACAGCTCGACGTACTTGCGCTGCAGCTGCCGTACGAGCTTGCGGTCGGCCTCGCGCAGCCGGTCCAGCTCCCGGTCGTGGAGGGTGATCAGCGCCCGGTCGTCGAGCGCGAAGTCGATGTGGCCGTCGATGAGGGAGGCCAGTACGCCGGACGGGTCACCGGCGGCCTCCTCCACCCGGCGGCGGCCGCCCGTGAGCAGCCGCTCGCTGATGCCGACGAGCAGCTCGGCGAGCATCGCGTCCTTGCCCGCGAAATGCCGGTACAGGCCGGGGCCGCTGATGCCCACCGCGGCCCCTATCTCGTCCACGCCCACGCCGTGGAAACCGCGCTCGGCGAAGAGGCGCGCAGCCTCGCCGAGGATCTGCTCGCGCCGGGTCGGGGCGGCTGCTCTGGTGCTCATGGGAATCCATTCTAGACAGGGCCGTTAGCGGTCGTTAACCTAAGTCCCACATGCGTTAACGCTCACTAACAAGAGCGCACCGAGCAAGGGAGCTCGACCGATGCAGCAGGCACCAGTGCTGACGAGCGCCGCCGATCCGGCGTCCGACGCCTGGCGGGCCAACGAGGCCGCCCACCGCGAGCTCTCCGAGGGCCTGCGGGCCCGGCTGGAGGCGGCCCGGCTCGGCGGCGGAGAGAAGGCCCGCGCCCGCCACACCGCCCGCGGGAAGCTGCTGCCGCGCGACCGCGTGGACGCCCTCCTCGACCCCGGATCCCCCTTCCTGGAGCTGGCCCCGCTGGCCGCCGAGGGAATGTACGGGGGCGCGGCCCCGGCCGCCGGGGTGATCGCCGGCATCGGCCGGGTCAGCGGCCGCGAGTGCGTCATCGTCGCGAACGACGCCACCGTCAAGGGCGGCACGTACTACCCGATGACCGTGAAGAAGCACCTGCGCGCCCAGGAGGTGGCTCTGGAGAATCGTCTCCCCTGCCTCTACCTGGTCGACTCGGGCGGCGCCTTCCTCCCCATGCAGGACGAGGTCTTCCCCGACCGGGACCACTTCGGCCGCATCTTCTACAACCAGGCCCGCATGTCGGGGGCCGGCATCCCGCAGATCGCCGCCGTCCTCGGCTCCTGCACGGCGGGCGGCGCGTACGTCCCGGCGATGAGCGACGAGGCCGTCATCGTCCGCGGCCAGGGCACGATCTTCCTCGGCGGCCCGCCGCTGGTGAAGGCCGCCACCGGCGAGGTGGTCACGGCCGAGGAGCTGGGCGGCGGCGAGGTCCACTCCCGGATCTCCGGGGTCACCGACCACCTCGCGGAGGACGACGCCCACGCGCTGCGGATCGTACGGAACATCGTGGCGACCCTGCCCGAGCGCGGGGCCCTGCCCTGGTCGGTCGAGGCTCCCGAGGAGCCCAAGGTGGACCCGTACGGGCTGTACGGCGCGGTGCCGGTCGACTCCCGCACCCCCTACGACGCCCGCGAGATCATCGCCCGGATCGTGGACGGCTCCCGCTTCCAGGAGTTCAAGGCCGAGTTCGGGCAGACCCTGGTCGCCGGCTTCGCCCGGATCCACGGCCATCCGGTCGGGATCGTCGCCAACAACGGCATCCTGTTCTCCGAATCCGCCCAGAAGGGCGCGCACTTCATCGAGCTGTGCGACCAGCGCGGCATCCCGCTGCTCTTCCTCCAGAACATCTCCGGCTTCATGGTCGGCCGGGACTACGAGGCGGGCGGCATCGCCAAACACGGCGCCAAGATGGTCACGGCCGTGGCCTGCACCCGGGTCCCCAAGTTCAC contains:
- a CDS encoding diaminobutyrate--2-oxoglutarate transaminase family protein — its product is MSASVVTSLPGPISRRLLEQQEREESSARTYPRHTPIAVAGGQGSYLHDVDGNQFLDFLSGAGVLALGHSNPELIAAAQAQLNVASHMLDFPTEAKSEFSTRLLGMLPEAIRDRMKIHFCGPTGADGIDAALKLCKTATGRADVISFHGGFHGSTQSTLAITGLRGSKEHLHNLMPGTTFFPYSYCFKCPLALNPESCQVNCMRYLENMLADPNGGVRLPAAVVLEMVQGEGGVVPARLEFVTELRRITRELNIPLVVDEVQTGCGRTGTWYAFEQYGIEPDVIVSSKALGGGHPASVIIYDERLDGWAPGAHTGTFRGNQLAFAAGAALMRIVERDDVLAHVLETGEFLRSGLNALQLDHAIGPMIGEVRGRGLMLGVELNPVGSWTASEVAGRVRLAALHRGLLFELAGRDDCVARFLPPLNLSRGEAQEALNILGAAFAEVSAEALGVHVGRQDGSQEKEAIHA
- a CDS encoding ATP-grasp domain-containing protein encodes the protein MFSLQRAHANGDRYLLLLGADLMLRERAIVSALRAYPGPVIGMTEDPVSGAIRYFDHILPASSYKAKDALKAVEEFERETGLKPDAVVPIYEMNLHASVAIAHHYGLPALSDEALRLSRDKHTMKVAFEEAGVSCARHRLFSTAEELRAIAAELEFPLVLKPRDFAGSVGIIRVNSADELDDAYEHCRSSLMEVAGTFDLSDGRFQVEEFFVSTHEVSVEVINYEGSRAVLAVTDKNKSAPPYFAETGQLVPSRETGNAALRELALKACEALHIDRGIAHVEILVNGDELSVVEVGARPGGDGIMDLIDRVYGFSPYDLHIATYRRTIEELPQIPDTPRGIAATGFLKAAGGTITGVHKPQGFDPVERALYVTAKPGDHSRPPVSYLGREGVIECFEHGRGPGDSQEFQARVAELAAAHGQNLFSVEP
- a CDS encoding AfsR/SARP family transcriptional regulator, which translates into the protein MTGTGSGKDGFPSAQEPRFLVLGSLEVWASGVRVRLGGTIQERVLATLLLEPGRVVPIARLVEAAWEEDPPATASHQVRKAVADLRRRLPSGGKMISTDGPGYRVITCVSQLDLLDFNARIQTAAQAVGVGRLNDACAELQGALDLWRGPVLAGEGGPVIGRTATALEERRLAAAEQLHELRLELGASSELVASLRALVDAHPLRETLRGQLMLALYRSGRQADALAEYGKVRELLADELGIDPGSRLVKLYEGILRESPELTAPQGEPPAAASAMPAEQRGPVSTLPYALPDFTGRDKELAILLSRVRAERLPGEHGARVAAIDGMGGAGKTSLAVRAAHMLTEEFPDGQLYVDLRGFTPGEQLPVPASTALDILLRAIGTPSEHIPEDLPGRTVTWGSALAGRRMLLLLDNASDAAQIQPLLAAPPGCLVLITSRVRLLDLDGIEWISLGLMPPEDSATLVARTLGPARVEAEPEAATELAELCGHLPLALRIATARLRNRPRWTVRHLVERLQDESRRMDELSSGERSVAATLQLSYLAMDNRHRAAFRALGLHPGDGVDAHSAAALLDTGVRDAEDILELLLDVHLLQQPGLGEYTFHDLVRSFAQSQHGPMTEQTDADAVERLLNYYLTATNVACDVLFPGRAARSTGIPRYQGELPKLADEKTVSLWFRREHQRLLAVVDLSDRLGYDRHTGWLVRDLVFHLNAGGYFEEFRALGRLAVQAARRLDDPVLLSISLASLGAACWKLGYFEEGINVAREGREIAVRLGDRDAEANSESTLGLLQSMLGRYNKALPLLEHAVELARELGTARVEAETQTILSSLYARWGRYPEAAASALQALELERDTANSVNETMALADLAFAQLGMGQYVDAEATLRRARELCDESAPQGDVALVLALSAEVAHRLGYSHAASELADRAQILARSGGTPVRQAKAENVLGRLHTAQGQYASATALHAHALEVASAIQFRSEQASAYLGLARAAEGLGDGATAGKSHLAAAELFDLMEIPEAGRSH
- a CDS encoding phosphatase translates to MAVPSRAELIDHLVRTRIAGDVATPRDNNLSHYRKLANGDRHYWLGLELGDRWTDEQDVLAVMAERCGVVDDPAHRVGQDTIDPELTVSALDRMAARLRKAALDRQSVLLATGHPGGLLDVHRATADALRSAGCEIVVIPPGLVADEGSVWQFADVAVLERGATLWHTHSPEPMAAILDALAAHGRPQPDLVVADHGWAGCAAQRGLDAVGYADCNDPALFLAEAEGTLQVAVPLDDHVRDPRFYDPMVAYLLGAAGLL
- a CDS encoding SACE_7040 family transcriptional regulator → MSTRAAAPTRREQILGEAARLFAERGFHGVGVDEIGAAVGISGPGLYRHFAGKDAMLAELLVGISERLLTGGRRRVEEAAGDPSGVLASLIDGHIDFALDDRALITLHDRELDRLREADRKLVRQLQRKYVELWVDVVRELHPEVGEAEVRVSVHAVFGLLNSTPHLAALGRDATESLLRRLANGAFGALSG
- a CDS encoding carboxyl transferase domain-containing protein, with protein sequence MQQAPVLTSAADPASDAWRANEAAHRELSEGLRARLEAARLGGGEKARARHTARGKLLPRDRVDALLDPGSPFLELAPLAAEGMYGGAAPAAGVIAGIGRVSGRECVIVANDATVKGGTYYPMTVKKHLRAQEVALENRLPCLYLVDSGGAFLPMQDEVFPDRDHFGRIFYNQARMSGAGIPQIAAVLGSCTAGGAYVPAMSDEAVIVRGQGTIFLGGPPLVKAATGEVVTAEELGGGEVHSRISGVTDHLAEDDAHALRIVRNIVATLPERGALPWSVEAPEEPKVDPYGLYGAVPVDSRTPYDAREIIARIVDGSRFQEFKAEFGQTLVAGFARIHGHPVGIVANNGILFSESAQKGAHFIELCDQRGIPLLFLQNISGFMVGRDYEAGGIAKHGAKMVTAVACTRVPKFTVVVGGSYGAGNYSMCGRAYSPRFLWMWPNAKISVMGGEQAASVLATVKRDQIEGAGQEWPAEDEEAFKAPVRAQYEEQGNAYYATARLWDDGVIDPMETRQVLGLALTACANAPLGDRGFGIFRM